The Asticcacaulis excentricus CB 48 genomic sequence ATATCGAGCAGGACATTTCGCTCTATTTTAAGGACTGGGGCTTTGACTTCATCAAGGTCGATGGCTGCGGCGTGCGCGCCTTCGGGGCCGACTCCGAGCGTGTCAAGGCCGGCACCTATCGCGAATTGCCGCCCCTGATTGATTTCCAGTCGATCAGCCGCACCAATATCCCGGCGGTCAGGGGGCTGTATACCCAGATCGCCACCAGCCTGAAGGCCAGCAATCCGGACGGCGACTATGTGTTTTCGCTTTGCGCCTGGGGCTCCGCCGATGTGCGCGCCTGGGGCAAGGATGTCGGCAACCTGTCGCGCACCAGCGACGACCTGACCCCTTCCTGGTCGCGTCTGCTGACCAATTTCGATTCGGCGGCCACTCGCGCCCTCTATGCCCATCCGGGAAGCTGGAACGACCCGGACATGCTGTTTATCGGCCATGGTGAGTTCGATGCGAAGCACCTGGTCGAAGCGCGCTCGCACTTCGCCCTGTGGGCCATGATCAACGCACCGCTGCTGATCGGGTACGACCTCAGTCAGGCCTCGCCGGAGCTGATGCAGATTTTCGGCAATGAGGCGATCATCGCACTCAATCAGGATGCGGGCGGCCATCAGGCGGTCCTCGCCTATGACAGTGACGATGTGCAGATCCTGATCAAGACCGTGGGCGCAGACCCGACGCGCAAGGCTGTGGCCCTGTTCAACCGCACGGCGGAGGGCAAGGACATCATCCTGACCGCCGAGCACCTGAAATATCTGGCCAATCAGCCGGTCAAACTGCACGATCTGTGGGCGCAGGCCGATCAGGCCCCCTTCACCGGCGAGGCCAAGTTCCACCTCGATCCGCATCAGACCCTGATCTTCATGGCCAGCGGCACGCCGGTCCTGAGCAACGGGCAATACCTCTCCGACCTGCCCGGCCGCGTCAACCCGGCGGTCGATGGCGTCGTGGTGCCGCAGGCCGACCCCTTCATCTACCGCATGAAAAGCCCGTGGAACGGCACGCGCGGGCGCGGCGACATTCCGGCCTATACCGGCTGGGGCGGGGCGCAGGCCGATGCCTCCCCCCATGGCCGCCAGCTTCAGATCGCCGGCAAGGCCTTCCGCAGCGGTATCGGCATCCTTGCCAATTCGCGGCTGGAGGTGCGGGTGCAACCGTCCGATCGCCGCTTCGAAGCCAGGGTCGGGGTGGATGATTCCACGCTCAACACCACGGAAGCCGTGACCTTCGCCGTCTATGGAGATGGCAAGCTGCTGGTGAAGTCTCAGCCGCTGCGCTTCGGGCAGACCCCGCAGGCGCTCTCAGCCGATCTGAACGGTGTCCGGCTCGTAGAACTGGTGGCCACTAGCGCCAGCCCGAGCGCCAACCCCGCCGCCGTCACCTGGGGTGACGCGGCCCTGCTGAAATAGCCTGCACACGCCGGTCCCAGGACGGAACATCAGCAGAAAAATCGCAGGCCGGAGGCAACCCCTCCGGCCTCCGCTTTTTGTGGTACCGCTATCAAAAATTCTGTGTCATTCTCATCATGTGGAGGCGGGCACGTTCTGCTTTCAACAAAAACAAAAAGATATACTGGGAGTGAACATGAATATCTCCGCACAGCTCAGCAGGCGTGGCCTGCTGATGGGGGTGGCCGGTGCGTCGGCTCTGGCCAGTTGCGGCGGTGGCGGCGGCGTCTCTTCACCTGTATCGTCCGGCTCCGGCTCCGCCTCCTCCAGTTCCAGCACCGCCTCGGCCAGCGGCCCCACCCTGCCCGACCCGGCCACAGCCCCGGCGCTCAAAACCTTTTTCAGCGGCAAGTTTCTGGTCGGCATGACGGCGGAACCGAGCGAGATCAACACCGCGATTTCGCAAGGACTGCTCAAAACGCACCCCAATTCGATGACCGCCGAAAACTGCATGAAGCCGCTGGCCATCGGCACCAGCGCCGGGGTCTATAACTACACCCTCGCCGATCAGGCCATCGCCTTTGCCAGCGCCAACAATATCGCCGTGCGCGGTCACACCCTGCTGTGGCATCAGTCGGCTCCGGACTGGTTCTTTGCGGGCGACAGCACCAGCTCCACCTATAAGGCGACGGTGCAGGCGCGGCTTGAGCGCTATATCACCGACGTGGTGACCTATTTCAAAGGCAAGGTCTATGCGTGGGACGTGGTCAACGAACCGACCAGCGACTCGGCCGGCAACCCCTATCGCAACAGCCGCTGGTATCAGGTGCTGGGGGCCGACTATATCGAAATCGCATTGCGGGCCGCTCGCGCCGCCGATCCGTCCGTCAAGCTGTTTATCAATGATTACAGCACCGAGAATACCGACAAGCTGGCGCGTCTGATGACGATTGTGGACACGCTGCTGACGCGCGGGGCACCGCTCGACGGCATCGGTCATCAGTTGCACATCACCACGACGTGGCCGCCTGTGGCCAATGTCCGCGCCGCGTTTCAGGCCGTGGAAACCCGTGGCCTGATCAACCATGTCACGGAGCTGGATGTCTCGCTCTACGGCTCGGACCCCGGCAGTTGCTACGGCACGCCAGCCACCGGCTGTGCCCCCAGCCTGACCGAAGGCACGACAGCCTATTGGGACAGCATCCGGGCGCAGGCGGCCCAATACCGTGCCATGTTCGACCTATTCGCCAGCCAGCCTAGCGTCAGATCCGTCACCACATGGGGCGTAGCCGACAACCACACATGGCTGACCTCTTACCCCGTTAACCGGCTGAACCATCCTCTGCTATTCGACACGACGGGTAAGCCGAAATCGGCTTTCTGGGCCGTAGTGGACCCGAGTTTCGTGCCCTAACCCGGACGAAACGACAGACCCCAGCAGGAGTGCCTGTCACTGCCGGGGTCTTCTGCGTTTCCGATCATGTCCTCAGATCGTCAGATCCCTCAGCACGGAGACCACATTTTCTGAGGCTAGATGCCCGTTTTCATCAGAAATGAATTCGCACCAATTACCTGGCGCACAAAATGTCATAGAAATTTGGGCAGAGAATCGAAGAAAGCAAAAACGTCTAAACTCAAAAAGCTCAATTTTTACAGGAGCAATAACAACCCAACGCTGTATTCCTAGTTTTAAAAAATACGCTCCATGAAATCGATTTAATTCGGGATTAACCGGCATCTCATAGAAAACAAGTCAAATAACAATGGCTTATCAACCATGGGGAGAGTGGTTTGCGTTTGCTGGCGTCACAAATAAAATTCGCAGGGGCTTTGCTGATCGGCAGTCTGGGCCTGTTTTGCGCTCTCCTCTTCTTTTCACTCCAGCATGAAATGCGGTTGGCGCGAATCGCACAGGAAGCAAATGCTCGCAAGGCCCAGATGGGTGAGCTGTCCCTTACCGCCAAGCAGATCCAAGTCAATGTGGTTCAGGTCCAGCAATTCCTGACCGATGTGTCCGCGACCCGGGGGCTGGACGGACTGGACGACGGGCCGGGCGAAGCGGCCAAAAATGCCACCGAGTTCGAAGACCACATCGCCCACGCCAAGGTGCTGGCAAAGAATCTCCAGCTCCCAGATATCCAGTCGGCTCTCGAAGCCGTAGAACAGAAGTTTCCTGCTTATTATCAGACGGGCCAAGCCATGGCCGACGCCTATGTTCAGGGCGGCACATCATCGGGCAATGCCTTTATGGGCACGTTCGATGGGACGGCAAAGGCAGAATATGAGGCCCTCGACACGGTCCTGGGGCTCATTGACACCCAGAACCGATCTATCTCTCAGACGGCCAAAGAGGCCAGCGACACCAGCGTGCGCAGCGCCCAAGCAACCCAACTCTATATGTTGCTGGCGGGCGCAATTCTGACGCTGCTGGTAGCGGCCGGCCTGTGGTTTGTTCTGCGCTTGATTATCCGGCCTCTGAGCGACTTTAGTGACCAACTGGGCCGTATCGCCAGCGGCGCCCTCGATACGCAGGTGGGCCATACGCAGAAACAGAACGAAATCGGCGCCATTGCACGGGCTATCGACGGGTTCCGTCTAGCGCTGCTCGACCGCGACTCGGCCGAAGTCCAGGCCGAAGTCGGTCGTATCGAACGACGCACGCGCCGTGAAAGTCTGGAAAAAGCGATCCAGAGTTTCCGGGATCGCATCGATCAGGCCCTGTCTGCACTGCACCACAGCACGCGCGGGATGAAGGAGGTTAGCGCCACCCTTGAAGACATTTCTTGCCAGACGGCGGAACAATCGCAGAGCGCCTCGTCCGCGACGCTCGAAGCCACCGACAATGTGCAGATCGTGGCCGCAGCCGCGGAAGAACTGGCGGCGTCGATTGCCGACATCAGTGAAAAGATTTCGCTGTCGCAGACCGTCGTGCAGGAGACGACGCGTGTAAGCGCCGAGAGTCAGGAAAAAATCGACCGGCTTGCCAGGTCTTCAGAACGGATCGGCGATGTCGTCAATCTCATCCAGAACATCGCCTCTCAGACCAATCTGCTGGCCCTCAACGCCACCATCGAAGCCGCCCGCGCCGGAGACGCCGGTAAGGGCTTCGCGGTGGTGGCCACAGAGGTCAAGGCACTAGCGGATCAAACGAGCCGTGCGACGCAGGATATTTCGGCTCAGATC encodes the following:
- a CDS encoding methyl-accepting chemotaxis protein, yielding MGELSLTAKQIQVNVVQVQQFLTDVSATRGLDGLDDGPGEAAKNATEFEDHIAHAKVLAKNLQLPDIQSALEAVEQKFPAYYQTGQAMADAYVQGGTSSGNAFMGTFDGTAKAEYEALDTVLGLIDTQNRSISQTAKEASDTSVRSAQATQLYMLLAGAILTLLVAAGLWFVLRLIIRPLSDFSDQLGRIASGALDTQVGHTQKQNEIGAIARAIDGFRLALLDRDSAEVQAEVGRIERRTRRESLEKAIQSFRDRIDQALSALHHSTRGMKEVSATLEDISCQTAEQSQSASSATLEATDNVQIVAAAAEELAASIADISEKISLSQTVVQETTRVSAESQEKIDRLARSSERIGDVVNLIQNIASQTNLLALNATIEAARAGDAGKGFAVVATEVKALADQTSRATQDISAQIAEIQSETQTAVDSIKAISGKMEAVQHFTVAISAAVEEQSRATQEIAVNVAKAAGCTANAQQSVQMMAQSVERTKYSASRVSKSTQELEDEKAGLVQTIDDFLKTVSA
- a CDS encoding endo-1,4-beta-xylanase — its product is MNISAQLSRRGLLMGVAGASALASCGGGGGVSSPVSSGSGSASSSSSTASASGPTLPDPATAPALKTFFSGKFLVGMTAEPSEINTAISQGLLKTHPNSMTAENCMKPLAIGTSAGVYNYTLADQAIAFASANNIAVRGHTLLWHQSAPDWFFAGDSTSSTYKATVQARLERYITDVVTYFKGKVYAWDVVNEPTSDSAGNPYRNSRWYQVLGADYIEIALRAARAADPSVKLFINDYSTENTDKLARLMTIVDTLLTRGAPLDGIGHQLHITTTWPPVANVRAAFQAVETRGLINHVTELDVSLYGSDPGSCYGTPATGCAPSLTEGTTAYWDSIRAQAAQYRAMFDLFASQPSVRSVTTWGVADNHTWLTSYPVNRLNHPLLFDTTGKPKSAFWAVVDPSFVP
- a CDS encoding NPCBM/NEW2 domain-containing protein, translated to MTPALRRLRRHAAPVALAVGLALTAASAHAETAATPVVAPLAATGKWSAYSEGRAATPPMGWSSWNAFGTDLTEARVLDSARIIVDSGLAAKGYRYINIDDGWWLKRRQSDGRMQVRIQLFPSAAVGGGEETSLRPFTDRLHKMGLKAGIYSDLGRNACSQAYGGPNTPNLPEGTVLEREVGLYGHIEQDISLYFKDWGFDFIKVDGCGVRAFGADSERVKAGTYRELPPLIDFQSISRTNIPAVRGLYTQIATSLKASNPDGDYVFSLCAWGSADVRAWGKDVGNLSRTSDDLTPSWSRLLTNFDSAATRALYAHPGSWNDPDMLFIGHGEFDAKHLVEARSHFALWAMINAPLLIGYDLSQASPELMQIFGNEAIIALNQDAGGHQAVLAYDSDDVQILIKTVGADPTRKAVALFNRTAEGKDIILTAEHLKYLANQPVKLHDLWAQADQAPFTGEAKFHLDPHQTLIFMASGTPVLSNGQYLSDLPGRVNPAVDGVVVPQADPFIYRMKSPWNGTRGRGDIPAYTGWGGAQADASPHGRQLQIAGKAFRSGIGILANSRLEVRVQPSDRRFEARVGVDDSTLNTTEAVTFAVYGDGKLLVKSQPLRFGQTPQALSADLNGVRLVELVATSASPSANPAAVTWGDAALLK